From Canis lupus dingo isolate Sandy chromosome 24, ASM325472v2, whole genome shotgun sequence, a single genomic window includes:
- the ZNF512B gene encoding zinc finger protein 512B isoform X1, whose amino-acid sequence MTDPFCVGGGRRLPGSTKSGPGKDGGRNEVRLPVLHDPPKLGMPVVRGGPTVPSQAALCFDPGSPASDRTEGKKKGRPKAENQALRDIPLSLMNQWKDEFKAHSRVKCPNSGCWLEFPSIYGLKYHYQRCQGGAIPERLTFPCPFCEAAFTSKTQLEKHRIWNHMDRPVPAPKPGPVSRPVTISRPVGVSKPIGVSKPVTIGKPVGVSKPIGISKPVTVSRPVPVTKPVPVSRPVPVTKAVTVSRPVPVTKPIPVTKSVPVTKPVPVTKPVTLNKPVPVTKSVSVTKPVTVNKPVPMTKLVTVTKAVPVTKPVTVSRPIVVSKPVTVSRPIAISRHTPPCKMVLLTKSENKTPRTTGRSSGKKRAADSLDTCPILPKQARPENGEYGSSTTGHSSAFQLSADPGGSPLSLGSRPLGSKEGLRATGPVSPPDEGAERIKHIRKETENTQEVYRGAAVHLRDLRTQRPGQGRGQIPHAPCQKAGGAGPRGRAEEGAGSRQHCQQGSTGPRGPHSSRASGSPHQPLRPWPCPTGGPEEQWQRAIHERGEAVCPTCNVVTRKTLVGLKKHMEVCQKLQDALKCQHCRKQFKSKAGLNYHTMAEHSAKPSDAEASEGSEQEERERLRKVLKQMGRLRCPQEGCGAAFSSLMGYQYHQRRCGKPPCEVDSPSFPCTHCGKTYRSKAGHDYHMRSEHTAPPPEEPEDKPPETEDLLGVERTPSGRIRRTSAQVAVFHLQEIAEDELARDWTKRRVKDDLVPETARLNYTRPGLPTLNPQLLEAWKNEVKEKGHVNCPNDCCEAIYSSVSGLKAHLASCSKGDHLVGKYCCLLCPKEFSSESGVKYHILKTHAENWFRTSADPLPKHRSQDSLAPKKEEKKSLAGGKKRGRKPKERTPEEPAPKMPPRRDDWPPGGRDKGARGSTGRKAGASKAPEKPKAWGVLGDPRFWADEGT is encoded by the exons ATGACTGATCCCTTCTGCGTTGGAGGAGGCCGCCGGCTCCCGGGGTCTACCAAGAGTGGACCTGGGAAGGATGGCGGCCGGAATGAGGTCCGACTTCCTGTGCTGCACGACCCACCAAAGTTGG GGATGCCAGTGGTCCGGGGTGGGCCGACGGTGCCCAGCCAGGCCGCACTCTGCTTTGATCCCGGAAGTCCAGCCAGTGACAGGAcggaagggaagaagaaggggCGTCCGAAAGCTGAGAACCAGGCCCTGCGAGACATTCCT CTCTCCCTGATGAACCAGTGGAAAGATGAATTCAAGGCACACTCAAGGGTAAAGTGTCCAAACTCAGGGTGCTGGTTGGAATTCCCCAGTATCTACGGGCTCAAGTACCATTACCAGCGGTGCCAAGGG GGCGCCATCCCAGAAAGGCTGACCTTTCCCTGCCCCTTCTGTGAGGCTGCTTTCACCTCCAAGACCCAGCTGGAGAAGCACCGCATTTGGAACCACATGGACCGACCCGTGCCTGCCCCCAAGCCTGGGCCGGTCAGCCGGCCGGTCACCATCAGCCGCCCCGTTGGGGTCAGCAAGCCCATCGGAGTGAGCAAACCTGTCACTATTGGCAAACCTGTGGGTGTCAGCAAACCCATCGGCATCAGCAAGCCAGTGACAGTCAGCAGGCCTGTGCCGGTCACCAAGCCAGTGCCGGTCAGCAGGCCTGTGCCAGTCACCAAGGCGGTCACGGTGAGCAGGCCTGTGCCGGTCACCAAGCCCATACCAGTCACCAAGTCTGTGCCGGTCACCAAACCTGTGCCGGTCACCAAGCCAGTGACTCTCAATAAGCCAGTGCCAGTCACCAAGTCTGTGTCGGTTACCAAACCGGTGACCGTCAACAAACCGGTGCCGATGACAAAGCTTGTGACAGTTACGAAAGCCGTCCCAGTCACAAAGCCGGTGACGGTCAGCAGGCCCATTGTGGTCAGTAAGCCGGTGACGGTCAGCAGGCCCATTGCCATCAGCAGACACACACCACCTTGCAAAATGGTGCTGCTGACCAAGTCTGAGAACAAAACTCCTCGTACCACAGGGAGGAGCAGCGGTAAGAAAAG GGCAGCGGACAGCCTGGACACGTGCCCCATCCTGCCAAAGCAGGCGAGGCCGGAGAACGGGGAGTACGGCTCCTCCACCACGGGCCACAGCTCGGCCTTCCAGCTGAGCGCAGACCCCGGCGGCAGCCCCCTCTCCCTGGGCAGCAGGCCCTTGGGGAGCAAGGAGGGCCTGAGGGCCACGGGCCCCGTGTCCCCACCTGACGAGGGAGCAGAGCGTATAAAGCACA tcaggaaggaaacagaaaacaccCAAGAAGTTTACAGGGGAGCAGCCGTCCATCTCAGGGACCTTCGGACTCAAAG GCCTGGCCAAGGCAGAGGACAAATCCCGCATGCACCGTGCCAAAAAGCCGGAGGGGCCGGGCCCCGAGGACGTGCGGAAGAAGGTGCTGGCTCCCGCCAGCACTGTCAGCAAGGAAGCACCGGCCCCCGCGGCCCACACAGCTCCAG GGCGTCCGGgagcccccaccagcccctgaggccctggccctgccccacaGGTGGCCCCGAGGAGCAGTGGCAGCGGGCCATCCACGAACGGGGGGAGGCCGTCTGCCCCACCTGCAACGTGGTCACCCGAAAGACCCTCGTGGGGCTCAAGAAGCACATGGAGGTTTGTCAGAAG CTGCAGGACGCTCTCAAGTGCCAGCACTGTCGGAAACAGTTCAAATCCAAGGCGGGACTCAACTACCACACCATGGCTGAACACAGCGCCAAG CCCTCTGACGCTGAGGCCTCGGAGGGGAGTGAACAGGAGGAGCGGGAGCGGCTGCGCAAGGTGCTGAAGCAGATGGGGAGGCTGCGCTGCCCCCAGGAG GGCTGCGGGGCCGCCTTCTCCAGCCTCATGGGCTACCAGTACCACCAGCGACGCTGTGGGAAGCCTCCCTGTGAGGTGGAcagcccctccttcccctgcaccCACTGCGGAAAGACTTACCGCTCCAAGGCCGGACACGACTACCACATGCGCTCGGAGCACACGGCCCCG CCACCCGAGGAGCCTGAAGACAAGCCCCCCGAAACGGAGGACCTGCTGGGGGTTGAGCGGACTCCCAGTGGCCGCATCCGCCGCACGTCGGCCCAGGTGGCCGTGTTCCACCTTCAGGAGATTGCAGAGGATGAACTGGCTCGAGACTGGACTAAGCGGCGGGTGAAGGATGACCTGGTACCCGAGACTGCCCGG CTCAACTACACTCGGCCAGGCCTCCCCACGCTCAACCCCCAGCTTCTGGAAGCATGGAAGAATGAAGTCAAGGAGAAAGGCCATGTCAACTGCCCCAATGAT TGCTGTGAAGCCATCTACTCCAGTGTGTCCGGCCTTAAGGCTCATCTCGCCAGCTGCAGCAAG GGAGACCACCTGGTGGGGAAGTATTGCTGTCTGCTGTGCCCGAAGGAGTTCAGCTCTGAGAGTGGCGTCAAATATCACATCCTCAAGACCCATGCGGAG aaCTGGTTTCGAACTTCTGCAGACCCACTTCCCAAACATAGGAGCCAGGACTCGCTGGCAcccaagaaggaggagaagaagagccTGGCGGGTGGGAAGAAGCGAGGCCGAAAGCCCAAGGAGCGGACCCCTGAGGAGCCTGCACCCAAGATGCCCCCCCGTCGGGATGACTGGCCCccaggaggcagagacaaggggGCGCGGGGCTCCACTGGCCGGAAGGCGGGAGCCAGCAAGGCTCCTGAGAA GCCCAAGGCTTGGGGGGTCCTTGGTGACCCGCGGTTCTGGGCTGATGAGGGCACCTGA
- the ZNF512B gene encoding zinc finger protein 512B isoform X2: MTDPFCVGGGRRLPGSTKSGPGKDGGRNEVRLPVLHDPPKLGMPVVRGGPTVPSQAALCFDPGSPASDRTEGKKKGRPKAENQALRDIPLSLMNQWKDEFKAHSRVKCPNSGCWLEFPSIYGLKYHYQRCQGGAIPERLTFPCPFCEAAFTSKTQLEKHRIWNHMDRPVPAPKPGPVSRPVTISRPVGVSKPIGVSKPVTIGKPVGVSKPIGISKPVTVSRPVPVTKPVPVSRPVPVTKAVTVSRPVPVTKPIPVTKSVPVTKPVPVTKPVTLNKPVPVTKSVSVTKPVTVNKPVPMTKLVTVTKAVPVTKPVTVSRPIVVSKPVTVSRPIAISRHTPPCKMVLLTKSENKTPRTTGRSSGKKRAADSLDTCPILPKQARPENGEYGSSTTGHSSAFQLSADPGGSPLSLGSRPLGSKEGLRATGPVSPPDEGAERIKHRRKQKTPKKFTGEQPSISGTFGLKGLAKAEDKSRMHRAKKPEGPGPEDVRKKVLAPASTVSKEAPAPAAHTAPGGPEEQWQRAIHERGEAVCPTCNVVTRKTLVGLKKHMEVCQKLQDALKCQHCRKQFKSKAGLNYHTMAEHSAKPSDAEASEGSEQEERERLRKVLKQMGRLRCPQEGCGAAFSSLMGYQYHQRRCGKPPCEVDSPSFPCTHCGKTYRSKAGHDYHMRSEHTAPPPEEPEDKPPETEDLLGVERTPSGRIRRTSAQVAVFHLQEIAEDELARDWTKRRVKDDLVPETARLNYTRPGLPTLNPQLLEAWKNEVKEKGHVNCPNDCCEAIYSSVSGLKAHLASCSKGDHLVGKYCCLLCPKEFSSESGVKYHILKTHAENWFRTSADPLPKHRSQDSLAPKKEEKKSLAGGKKRGRKPKERTPEEPAPKMPPRRDDWPPGGRDKGARGSTGRKAGASKAPEKPKAWGVLGDPRFWADEGT; encoded by the exons ATGACTGATCCCTTCTGCGTTGGAGGAGGCCGCCGGCTCCCGGGGTCTACCAAGAGTGGACCTGGGAAGGATGGCGGCCGGAATGAGGTCCGACTTCCTGTGCTGCACGACCCACCAAAGTTGG GGATGCCAGTGGTCCGGGGTGGGCCGACGGTGCCCAGCCAGGCCGCACTCTGCTTTGATCCCGGAAGTCCAGCCAGTGACAGGAcggaagggaagaagaaggggCGTCCGAAAGCTGAGAACCAGGCCCTGCGAGACATTCCT CTCTCCCTGATGAACCAGTGGAAAGATGAATTCAAGGCACACTCAAGGGTAAAGTGTCCAAACTCAGGGTGCTGGTTGGAATTCCCCAGTATCTACGGGCTCAAGTACCATTACCAGCGGTGCCAAGGG GGCGCCATCCCAGAAAGGCTGACCTTTCCCTGCCCCTTCTGTGAGGCTGCTTTCACCTCCAAGACCCAGCTGGAGAAGCACCGCATTTGGAACCACATGGACCGACCCGTGCCTGCCCCCAAGCCTGGGCCGGTCAGCCGGCCGGTCACCATCAGCCGCCCCGTTGGGGTCAGCAAGCCCATCGGAGTGAGCAAACCTGTCACTATTGGCAAACCTGTGGGTGTCAGCAAACCCATCGGCATCAGCAAGCCAGTGACAGTCAGCAGGCCTGTGCCGGTCACCAAGCCAGTGCCGGTCAGCAGGCCTGTGCCAGTCACCAAGGCGGTCACGGTGAGCAGGCCTGTGCCGGTCACCAAGCCCATACCAGTCACCAAGTCTGTGCCGGTCACCAAACCTGTGCCGGTCACCAAGCCAGTGACTCTCAATAAGCCAGTGCCAGTCACCAAGTCTGTGTCGGTTACCAAACCGGTGACCGTCAACAAACCGGTGCCGATGACAAAGCTTGTGACAGTTACGAAAGCCGTCCCAGTCACAAAGCCGGTGACGGTCAGCAGGCCCATTGTGGTCAGTAAGCCGGTGACGGTCAGCAGGCCCATTGCCATCAGCAGACACACACCACCTTGCAAAATGGTGCTGCTGACCAAGTCTGAGAACAAAACTCCTCGTACCACAGGGAGGAGCAGCGGTAAGAAAAG GGCAGCGGACAGCCTGGACACGTGCCCCATCCTGCCAAAGCAGGCGAGGCCGGAGAACGGGGAGTACGGCTCCTCCACCACGGGCCACAGCTCGGCCTTCCAGCTGAGCGCAGACCCCGGCGGCAGCCCCCTCTCCCTGGGCAGCAGGCCCTTGGGGAGCAAGGAGGGCCTGAGGGCCACGGGCCCCGTGTCCCCACCTGACGAGGGAGCAGAGCGTATAAAGCACA gaaggaaacagaaaacaccCAAGAAGTTTACAGGGGAGCAGCCGTCCATCTCAGGGACCTTCGGACTCAAAG GCCTGGCCAAGGCAGAGGACAAATCCCGCATGCACCGTGCCAAAAAGCCGGAGGGGCCGGGCCCCGAGGACGTGCGGAAGAAGGTGCTGGCTCCCGCCAGCACTGTCAGCAAGGAAGCACCGGCCCCCGCGGCCCACACAGCTCCAG GTGGCCCCGAGGAGCAGTGGCAGCGGGCCATCCACGAACGGGGGGAGGCCGTCTGCCCCACCTGCAACGTGGTCACCCGAAAGACCCTCGTGGGGCTCAAGAAGCACATGGAGGTTTGTCAGAAG CTGCAGGACGCTCTCAAGTGCCAGCACTGTCGGAAACAGTTCAAATCCAAGGCGGGACTCAACTACCACACCATGGCTGAACACAGCGCCAAG CCCTCTGACGCTGAGGCCTCGGAGGGGAGTGAACAGGAGGAGCGGGAGCGGCTGCGCAAGGTGCTGAAGCAGATGGGGAGGCTGCGCTGCCCCCAGGAG GGCTGCGGGGCCGCCTTCTCCAGCCTCATGGGCTACCAGTACCACCAGCGACGCTGTGGGAAGCCTCCCTGTGAGGTGGAcagcccctccttcccctgcaccCACTGCGGAAAGACTTACCGCTCCAAGGCCGGACACGACTACCACATGCGCTCGGAGCACACGGCCCCG CCACCCGAGGAGCCTGAAGACAAGCCCCCCGAAACGGAGGACCTGCTGGGGGTTGAGCGGACTCCCAGTGGCCGCATCCGCCGCACGTCGGCCCAGGTGGCCGTGTTCCACCTTCAGGAGATTGCAGAGGATGAACTGGCTCGAGACTGGACTAAGCGGCGGGTGAAGGATGACCTGGTACCCGAGACTGCCCGG CTCAACTACACTCGGCCAGGCCTCCCCACGCTCAACCCCCAGCTTCTGGAAGCATGGAAGAATGAAGTCAAGGAGAAAGGCCATGTCAACTGCCCCAATGAT TGCTGTGAAGCCATCTACTCCAGTGTGTCCGGCCTTAAGGCTCATCTCGCCAGCTGCAGCAAG GGAGACCACCTGGTGGGGAAGTATTGCTGTCTGCTGTGCCCGAAGGAGTTCAGCTCTGAGAGTGGCGTCAAATATCACATCCTCAAGACCCATGCGGAG aaCTGGTTTCGAACTTCTGCAGACCCACTTCCCAAACATAGGAGCCAGGACTCGCTGGCAcccaagaaggaggagaagaagagccTGGCGGGTGGGAAGAAGCGAGGCCGAAAGCCCAAGGAGCGGACCCCTGAGGAGCCTGCACCCAAGATGCCCCCCCGTCGGGATGACTGGCCCccaggaggcagagacaaggggGCGCGGGGCTCCACTGGCCGGAAGGCGGGAGCCAGCAAGGCTCCTGAGAA GCCCAAGGCTTGGGGGGTCCTTGGTGACCCGCGGTTCTGGGCTGATGAGGGCACCTGA
- the ZNF512B gene encoding zinc finger protein 512B isoform X4: MTDPFCVGGGRRLPGSTKSGPGKDGGRNEVRLPVLHDPPKLGMPVVRGGPTVPSQAALCFDPGSPASDRTEGKKKGRPKAENQALRDIPLSLMNQWKDEFKAHSRVKCPNSGCWLEFPSIYGLKYHYQRCQGGAIPERLTFPCPFCEAAFTSKTQLEKHRIWNHMDRPVPAPKPGPVSRPVTISRPVGVSKPIGVSKPVTIGKPVGVSKPIGISKPVTVSRPVPVTKPVPVSRPVPVTKAVTVSRPVPVTKPIPVTKSVPVTKPVPVTKPVTLNKPVPVTKSVSVTKPVTVNKPVPMTKLVTVTKAVPVTKPVTVSRPIVVSKPVTVSRPIAISRHTPPCKMVLLTKSENKTPRTTGRSSGKKRAADSLDTCPILPKQARPENGEYGSSTTGHSSAFQLSADPGGSPLSLGSRPLGSKEGLRATGPVSPPDEGAERIKHRRKQKTPKKFTGEQPSISGTFGLKGLAKAEDKSRMHRAKKPEGPGPEDVRKKVLAPASTVSKEAPAPAAHTAPGGPEEQWQRAIHERGEAVCPTCNVVTRKTLVGLKKHMEVCQKLQDALKCQHCRKQFKSKAGLNYHTMAEHSAKPSDAEASEGSEQEERERLRKVLKQMGRLRCPQEGCGAAFSSLMGYQYHQRRCGKPPCEVDSPSFPCTHCGKTYRSKAGHDYHMRSEHTAPPPEEPEDKPPETEDLLGVERTPSGRIRRTSAQVAVFHLQEIAEDELARDWTKRRVKDDLVPETARLNYTRPGLPTLNPQLLEAWKNEVKEKGHVNCPNDCCEAIYSSVSGLKAHLASCSKGDHLVGKYCCLLCPKEFSSESGVKYHILKTHAENWFRTSADPLPKHRSQDSLAPKKEEKKSLAGGKKRGRKPKERTPEEPAPKMPPRRDDWPPGGRDKGARGSTGRKAGASKAPEK, translated from the exons ATGACTGATCCCTTCTGCGTTGGAGGAGGCCGCCGGCTCCCGGGGTCTACCAAGAGTGGACCTGGGAAGGATGGCGGCCGGAATGAGGTCCGACTTCCTGTGCTGCACGACCCACCAAAGTTGG GGATGCCAGTGGTCCGGGGTGGGCCGACGGTGCCCAGCCAGGCCGCACTCTGCTTTGATCCCGGAAGTCCAGCCAGTGACAGGAcggaagggaagaagaaggggCGTCCGAAAGCTGAGAACCAGGCCCTGCGAGACATTCCT CTCTCCCTGATGAACCAGTGGAAAGATGAATTCAAGGCACACTCAAGGGTAAAGTGTCCAAACTCAGGGTGCTGGTTGGAATTCCCCAGTATCTACGGGCTCAAGTACCATTACCAGCGGTGCCAAGGG GGCGCCATCCCAGAAAGGCTGACCTTTCCCTGCCCCTTCTGTGAGGCTGCTTTCACCTCCAAGACCCAGCTGGAGAAGCACCGCATTTGGAACCACATGGACCGACCCGTGCCTGCCCCCAAGCCTGGGCCGGTCAGCCGGCCGGTCACCATCAGCCGCCCCGTTGGGGTCAGCAAGCCCATCGGAGTGAGCAAACCTGTCACTATTGGCAAACCTGTGGGTGTCAGCAAACCCATCGGCATCAGCAAGCCAGTGACAGTCAGCAGGCCTGTGCCGGTCACCAAGCCAGTGCCGGTCAGCAGGCCTGTGCCAGTCACCAAGGCGGTCACGGTGAGCAGGCCTGTGCCGGTCACCAAGCCCATACCAGTCACCAAGTCTGTGCCGGTCACCAAACCTGTGCCGGTCACCAAGCCAGTGACTCTCAATAAGCCAGTGCCAGTCACCAAGTCTGTGTCGGTTACCAAACCGGTGACCGTCAACAAACCGGTGCCGATGACAAAGCTTGTGACAGTTACGAAAGCCGTCCCAGTCACAAAGCCGGTGACGGTCAGCAGGCCCATTGTGGTCAGTAAGCCGGTGACGGTCAGCAGGCCCATTGCCATCAGCAGACACACACCACCTTGCAAAATGGTGCTGCTGACCAAGTCTGAGAACAAAACTCCTCGTACCACAGGGAGGAGCAGCGGTAAGAAAAG GGCAGCGGACAGCCTGGACACGTGCCCCATCCTGCCAAAGCAGGCGAGGCCGGAGAACGGGGAGTACGGCTCCTCCACCACGGGCCACAGCTCGGCCTTCCAGCTGAGCGCAGACCCCGGCGGCAGCCCCCTCTCCCTGGGCAGCAGGCCCTTGGGGAGCAAGGAGGGCCTGAGGGCCACGGGCCCCGTGTCCCCACCTGACGAGGGAGCAGAGCGTATAAAGCACA gaaggaaacagaaaacaccCAAGAAGTTTACAGGGGAGCAGCCGTCCATCTCAGGGACCTTCGGACTCAAAG GCCTGGCCAAGGCAGAGGACAAATCCCGCATGCACCGTGCCAAAAAGCCGGAGGGGCCGGGCCCCGAGGACGTGCGGAAGAAGGTGCTGGCTCCCGCCAGCACTGTCAGCAAGGAAGCACCGGCCCCCGCGGCCCACACAGCTCCAG GTGGCCCCGAGGAGCAGTGGCAGCGGGCCATCCACGAACGGGGGGAGGCCGTCTGCCCCACCTGCAACGTGGTCACCCGAAAGACCCTCGTGGGGCTCAAGAAGCACATGGAGGTTTGTCAGAAG CTGCAGGACGCTCTCAAGTGCCAGCACTGTCGGAAACAGTTCAAATCCAAGGCGGGACTCAACTACCACACCATGGCTGAACACAGCGCCAAG CCCTCTGACGCTGAGGCCTCGGAGGGGAGTGAACAGGAGGAGCGGGAGCGGCTGCGCAAGGTGCTGAAGCAGATGGGGAGGCTGCGCTGCCCCCAGGAG GGCTGCGGGGCCGCCTTCTCCAGCCTCATGGGCTACCAGTACCACCAGCGACGCTGTGGGAAGCCTCCCTGTGAGGTGGAcagcccctccttcccctgcaccCACTGCGGAAAGACTTACCGCTCCAAGGCCGGACACGACTACCACATGCGCTCGGAGCACACGGCCCCG CCACCCGAGGAGCCTGAAGACAAGCCCCCCGAAACGGAGGACCTGCTGGGGGTTGAGCGGACTCCCAGTGGCCGCATCCGCCGCACGTCGGCCCAGGTGGCCGTGTTCCACCTTCAGGAGATTGCAGAGGATGAACTGGCTCGAGACTGGACTAAGCGGCGGGTGAAGGATGACCTGGTACCCGAGACTGCCCGG CTCAACTACACTCGGCCAGGCCTCCCCACGCTCAACCCCCAGCTTCTGGAAGCATGGAAGAATGAAGTCAAGGAGAAAGGCCATGTCAACTGCCCCAATGAT TGCTGTGAAGCCATCTACTCCAGTGTGTCCGGCCTTAAGGCTCATCTCGCCAGCTGCAGCAAG GGAGACCACCTGGTGGGGAAGTATTGCTGTCTGCTGTGCCCGAAGGAGTTCAGCTCTGAGAGTGGCGTCAAATATCACATCCTCAAGACCCATGCGGAG aaCTGGTTTCGAACTTCTGCAGACCCACTTCCCAAACATAGGAGCCAGGACTCGCTGGCAcccaagaaggaggagaagaagagccTGGCGGGTGGGAAGAAGCGAGGCCGAAAGCCCAAGGAGCGGACCCCTGAGGAGCCTGCACCCAAGATGCCCCCCCGTCGGGATGACTGGCCCccaggaggcagagacaaggggGCGCGGGGCTCCACTGGCCGGAAGGCGGGAGCCAGCAAGGCTCCTGAGAAGTGA